The following are from one region of the Camelus dromedarius isolate mCamDro1 chromosome 16, mCamDro1.pat, whole genome shotgun sequence genome:
- the GGT6 gene encoding glutathione hydrolase 6, translating into MEPEAGPVLYQKLLVWEPSLESEEEEEEISEQLIPDPWGPQDSSGNKAGGLPGAWARLVAALLLLAIGFSLAVRQLHSISGSPGTLGSGAPPPSRHSHGPGVYPHGAIISPAATCSHLGQELLVAGGNVVDAGIGAALCLAVVHPHTTGLGAMFWGLFYNSSSGNSTALTSGPAQTLAPGLGLPLALPALRLLHTHFGRLPWPRLLVGPTTLAQEGFLVDTSLARALAAQGTKGICPLLCRTDGTPLGPGARAINPKLAAVLHRAALAPTPDLTGDALLSLLARDLGLEGPSAGPRPTLEPALRLPVPQGILFTTPSPSAGPELLELLEAAQQSGGPSPDPCPPRLLAVGTTGSSVLATVDSGGSVLLLTSSLNSSFGSGHLSPSTGVLLSNLVAKSAAWACPLILHGRLDDNEADVLGLVASGTPAVARVMTHTLLSHLVRPQTHAQQGPTKSPRPCIQGTLLQVAAHAEHAHVSSVPSGCCPSQGF; encoded by the exons ATGGAACCCGAAGCAGGGCCTGTACTCTACCAGAAGCTGCTGGTCTGGGAGCCAAGCTTAGAGTccgaggaggaagaagaggagatatCAGAGCAGCTCATTCCGGATCCCTGGGGGCCCCAGGACTCCTCTGG GAACAAGGCTGGGGGTCTGCCCGGGGCCTGGGCCCGACTGGTAGCtgccctgctgctgctggccaTTGGTTTCTCCCTGGCCGTGAGGCAACTCCACAGCATCAGTGGCTCTCCAGGAACGTTGGGCTCTGGGGCCCCTCCACCCAGCAGGCATTCCCACGGCCCTGGCGTGTACCCCCATGGTGCCATCATCAGCCCCGCAG CCACGTGCTCCCACCTGGGCCAGGAGTTGCTTGTTGCTGGGGGCAATGTCGTGGATGCTGGCATTGGAGCGGCTTTGTGTCTGGCAGTGGTGCATCCACACACCACAGGGCTAG GTGCCATGTTCTGGGGCCTCTTCTACAATAGCTCCTCAGGCAACTCAACTGCCCTGACATCAGGCCCAGCCCAGACCCTGGCCCCCGGCCTGGGGCTGCCCTTGGCTCTACCTGCCCTGCGCCTGCTACACACCCACTTCGGCCGCCTGCCCTGGCCACGCCTGCTGGTGGGCCCCACCACGCTGGCTCAAGAGGGCTTCCTGGTGGACACATCCCTGGCCAGGGCTCTGGCAGCCCAGGGCACAAAGGGCATCTGTCCACTCCTTTGCCGTACTGATGGGACCCCCCTGGGACCTGGGGCCCGAGCCATCAACCCCAAACTGGCAGCTGTGCTACACAGGGCTGCActtgcccccaccccagacctcacTGGGGATGCCCTACTGAGCCTTCTGGCCCGAGATCTGGGGCTGGAGGGCCCCTCAGCTGGGCCCAGGCCCACCTTGGAGCCAGCACTGCGACTGCCTGTGCCCCAGGGCATCCTGTTCACCACCCCTAGCCCCTCAGCTGGCCCAGAACTCCTAGAGCTGCTAGAGGCAGCTCAGCAGTCTGGAGggcccagccctgacccctgcCCACCACGCCTCCTAGCTGTTGGGACCACAGGGAGCAGTGTCCTGGCCACTGTGGACAGCGGCGGCTCTGTGCTGCTTCTCACCTCCTCGCTCAACAGCTCCTTCGGCTCTGGACACCTGTCCCCAAGCACTGGGGTTCTACTTAGCAACCTGGTAGCCAAGTCTGCTGCCTGGGCCTGTCCTCTCATCCTCCATGGCAGGCTGGATGACAATGAGGCTGACGTTTTGGGGCTGGTTGCTTCAGGGACACCCGCAGTGGCCAGAGTCATGACTCATACCTTGCTCAGCCACCTGGTCAGGCCCCAAACCCATGCTCAGCAAGGACCCACCAAGAGCCCCAGACCTTGTATCCAAGGGACCCTGCTCCAGGTGGCAGCCCATGCAGAGCATGCCCATGTCTCCAGTGTCCCCAGTGgctgctgcccctcccaggggTTTTAA
- the TEKT1 gene encoding tektin-1, whose protein sequence is MAKILQPPPKFLPSEWHIANKSQYHRAEAQRSRSERLVAESQRLVDEIEKTTRKSQSDVNKKLEQRLEEVRFWKKELDDKLEQLVYATEDLLAYQTRLEKALESFKEPLHITEKCLEYREKRVGIDLVHDEVEQELIKEAEIIRGVMALLTRTLEETSEQIRLNRSAKYNLEKDLKDKFMALTIDDVCFSLNNNSPNIKYSENVMRVEPNSVSLEDWLDFSNTNVEKADKQRNNSLTLKALVDRILSQTASDLRRQCDVVDTAFKNGLKETKDARDKLAVHLAKVMEEIASQEKNITVLEKAILDQEGPAKVAHTRLETRTHRPNVELCRDVAQYRLIQEVGEITHNVARLKETLAQAQAELKGLNRRQLALQEQIQVKENTIYIDEVLCTHMRKSIPLRDGDDHGEWAGGLRPDAIC, encoded by the exons ATGGCCAAAATACTACAACCTCCACCCAAATTCCTGCCCTCAGAGTGGCACATTGCTAACAAGAGCCAGTACCACAGAGCAGAGGCCCAAAGGTCTCGGTCTGAGCGTCTGGTGGCAGAAAGCCAGAGGCTTGTGGATGAAATTGAAAAGACCACAAGAAAATCTCAGAGTGATGTGAACAAGAAACTAG AGCAGAGACTTGAGGAAGTCAGGTTCTGGAAGAAGGAGTTGGATGACAAACTTGAGCAGCTTGTATATGCAACTGAAGATCTGCTCGCATATCAGACCAGATTGGAGAAAGCCCTGGAGAGCTTTAAAGAGCCCTTGCACATCACTGAAAAGTGCCTGGAATACAG GGAGAAGCGAGTTGGCATCGACTTGGTCCACGATGAAGTAGAACAGGAGCTGATCAAGGAGGCCGAGATCATCCGGGGGGTGATGGCCCTGCTGACCCGCACCCTGGAGGAGACGTCCGAGCAGATCAG GCTGAACCGCTCTGCCAAGtacaatcttgaaaaagatttGAAGGACAAGTTTATGGCACTGACCATTGATGATGTCTGCTTCTCCCTCAACAACAACTCGCCAAACATCAAATATTCTGAGAACGTCATGAGGGTTGAGCCAAA CTCCGTGAGTCTGGAGGACTGGCTGGACTTCTCCAACACCAACGTGGAGAAGGCGGACAAGCAGAGGAACAACTCCCTGACGCTGAAGGCCCTGGTGGACCGCATCTTGTCCCAGACAGCCAGCGACCTGCGCCGGCAGTGTGATGTGGTGGACACGGCGTTCAAGAACGGGCTGAAGGAGACCAAGGACGCCAGGGACAAGCTGGCTGTTCATCTGGCCAAG GTCATGGAAGAGATTGCCTCCCAGGAGAAAAACATTACAGTTCTGGAAAAAGCCATCCTCGACCAGGAAGGGCCCGCCAAGGTGGCTCACACACGCCTGGAGACCAGGACACATCGGCCTAACGTGGAGCTGTGTCGCGATGTGGCACAGTACCGGCTGATCCAGGAGGTTGGCGAGATCACCCACAACGTTGCGAG ATTAAAGGAAACCTTAGCCCAAGCTCAAGCAGAGCTGAAAGGCCTGAATCGCAGGCAGCTCGCCCTGCAGGAGCAGATCCAGGTCAAAGAGAACACCATCTACATCGATGAGGTGCTGTGTACGCACATGAGGAAGTCCATCCCCCTGCGGGACGGTGACGACCACGGGGAGTGGGCCGGGGGCCTCCGGCCCGATGCCATCTGCTGA